In Sulfitobacter sp. M39, the following proteins share a genomic window:
- a CDS encoding DUF192 domain-containing protein — translation MAGAAAAKCSDTSVTLRGDWGQARFSVEIADDAGERAQGLMHRTSLAGSAGMLFIYEEPQPLSFWMRNTLIPLDLLFIDSHGVVQHIHHNAVPLDESPLEGGSDALLAVLEINGGLSARMGITPGTELRHPAFAGRNPAWPC, via the coding sequence ATGGCGGGGGCGGCCGCTGCCAAATGCAGTGACACCAGCGTGACGCTGCGCGGCGACTGGGGACAGGCGCGCTTTAGCGTCGAGATTGCCGATGATGCCGGTGAACGTGCCCAAGGATTGATGCACCGTACCTCACTGGCGGGCAGCGCGGGTATGCTCTTTATCTATGAAGAACCGCAGCCACTTAGCTTTTGGATGCGCAACACTTTGATTCCCCTCGACCTGCTGTTCATCGATTCCCACGGTGTGGTGCAGCACATCCACCATAATGCGGTCCCGCTTGACGAATCTCCGCTTGAGGGGGGCAGCGATGCGCTGCTGGCGGTGCTGGAAATCAACGGCGGATTAAGCGCGCGGATGGGCATTACACCGGGGACAGAGCTGCGCCATCCCGCGTTTGCAGGGCGCAATCCGGCATGGCCCTGTTAG
- a CDS encoding cold-shock protein, translated as MSEVSSNSSAISGVVKWFDPAKGFGFVVSDAGGPDILLHVNVLRNYGQSSVADGARIDLTVQKTERGVQATQVHAVHPPAAAQAMALSDIVGIDPALVAAAPLEPARVKWFDKSKGFGFANVFGKSDDIFLHIEVLRQSGLSDLQPGEALALRVINGERGQMAAEVHAWETVRLDSSGTAQS; from the coding sequence GTGTCAGAAGTATCCAGCAATAGCTCTGCCATTTCCGGCGTGGTGAAATGGTTTGACCCCGCGAAGGGGTTTGGTTTCGTTGTCTCAGACGCTGGCGGGCCTGATATCCTGTTGCACGTCAATGTGTTACGTAATTATGGTCAAAGCTCTGTCGCGGACGGTGCGCGCATCGATCTGACGGTGCAAAAGACCGAACGTGGGGTACAGGCGACCCAGGTCCATGCGGTACACCCGCCTGCTGCCGCTCAGGCGATGGCGTTGTCGGATATCGTGGGCATTGATCCCGCACTGGTTGCCGCCGCACCGCTGGAACCCGCGCGGGTCAAGTGGTTTGATAAATCCAAAGGCTTCGGTTTCGCGAATGTGTTTGGCAAAAGCGATGACATCTTTCTACATATAGAAGTGTTGCGCCAGTCGGGCCTATCGGATTTGCAACCGGGCGAGGCATTGGCGCTGCGGGTCATTAACGGGGAACGCGGCCAGATGGCGGCAGAGGTACATGCATGGGAAACGGTACGACTCGATTCATCTGGCACCGCGCAAAGCTAA
- the pdxH gene encoding pyridoxamine 5'-phosphate oxidase, which yields MEVRKGIFAGDDPYVIARRWLDEATQTEVNDPNAIALSTVDADGLPNARMVLLKEIEDAAFVFYTNYTSAKAQELDHAGKAAFVMHWKSLRRQIRVRGVISKEEGPQADAYYKSRSLKSRLGAWASDQSSPLASRASLVAEVAKVTAKKGPNPDRPPFWGGYRITPVEIEFWADGEYRLHDRFVWRRADQNGDWSVTRLNP from the coding sequence ATGGAAGTGCGCAAAGGCATTTTTGCCGGTGACGATCCCTATGTGATTGCGCGCCGCTGGCTGGATGAGGCAACCCAGACAGAGGTCAACGACCCAAATGCCATCGCGCTATCGACCGTGGATGCCGACGGTTTGCCCAATGCGCGCATGGTGCTGCTAAAGGAAATCGAAGATGCGGCATTCGTCTTTTATACAAACTACACCAGCGCAAAGGCGCAAGAACTGGATCACGCGGGCAAGGCTGCTTTCGTGATGCATTGGAAATCGCTGCGCCGCCAGATACGGGTGCGCGGCGTGATTTCCAAAGAAGAAGGCCCACAGGCGGACGCATATTACAAGTCGCGTTCGCTCAAAAGCCGGTTGGGGGCCTGGGCCTCTGACCAATCGTCCCCTTTAGCCAGCCGTGCGTCATTGGTCGCCGAAGTGGCAAAAGTCACCGCCAAAAAGGGGCCAAACCCAGACCGTCCACCTTTTTGGGGGGGCTACCGGATCACCCCGGTAGAAATCGAGTTCTGGGCCGACGGAGAGTATAGATTGCATGACCGTTTTGTCTGGCGACGTGCCGACCAAAACGGTGATTGGAGCGTAACGAGATTGAACCCATAA
- the fabI gene encoding enoyl-ACP reductase FabI: protein MANDLMAGKRGLIMGLANDKSIAWGIARTLADAGAELAFSYQGEALKKRVDPLAAQLGSDLVLPCDVGSEESIDALFTALGERWDGIDFIVHAIGFSDKNELRGRYVDTSRANFAMSMDISVYSFTAVMQRAEKMMKSGGSAVTLTYYGAEKVMPHYNVMGVAKAALEASVKYLAEDLGKDGIRVNAISAGPIKTLAASGIGDFRYIMKWNEYNSPLRRNVTIDDVGKSALFLLSDLGSGTTGENLHVDAGYHVVGMKAVDAPDMAKE, encoded by the coding sequence ATGGCAAATGACCTGATGGCAGGCAAACGTGGGCTTATCATGGGCCTCGCCAATGACAAGTCGATTGCCTGGGGCATCGCACGCACCCTTGCGGATGCCGGCGCAGAGCTGGCATTCTCGTATCAAGGCGAGGCGCTGAAAAAGCGGGTCGATCCGCTGGCGGCGCAACTGGGCAGCGATCTGGTCCTGCCCTGTGATGTGGGGTCGGAAGAGTCGATTGACGCGCTGTTTACCGCTTTGGGCGAACGTTGGGACGGGATCGACTTTATCGTCCACGCGATCGGGTTCTCTGACAAAAACGAATTGCGCGGGCGCTATGTCGACACCAGCCGCGCCAATTTCGCGATGTCGATGGATATCTCTGTCTACTCCTTCACCGCTGTGATGCAGCGCGCGGAAAAGATGATGAAGTCCGGCGGCAGCGCGGTCACGCTCACCTATTACGGTGCCGAAAAGGTGATGCCGCATTATAATGTGATGGGCGTCGCCAAGGCCGCTCTGGAAGCATCGGTCAAATATCTGGCCGAGGATCTGGGCAAGGACGGCATCCGCGTTAACGCGATCAGCGCCGGCCCGATCAAGACATTGGCCGCATCCGGCATCGGCGACTTCCGCTATATCATGAAGTGGAACGAGTATAACTCGCCGCTGCGTCGCAACGTGACCATCGACGATGTGGGTAAATCCGCGCTGTTCCTGCTTAGCGATCTTGGCTCGGGCACGACGGGCGAGAACCTGCATGTGGATGCGGGCTACCACGTGGTGGGCATGAAAGCCGTCGACGCCCCAGACATGGCAAAGGAATAA
- the gpt gene encoding xanthine phosphoribosyltransferase, producing the protein MSKDASRLPHEKGFHISWDQIHRDSRALAWRLDGMGPDDGGWRAVVAITRGGMAPAMIAARELDIRTVDTISIKSYDHQDQSDAVVLKAPDAELMGDGTGILIIDDLVDSGKTLEVVRQLYPNAHLATVYAKPKGRPQVDTFITEVSQDTWIFFPWDMALQYVEPYRGKD; encoded by the coding sequence ATGAGCAAGGATGCCTCGCGCCTGCCCCATGAAAAAGGGTTTCACATCAGCTGGGACCAGATCCACCGTGACAGCCGTGCGCTGGCGTGGCGTCTGGACGGCATGGGCCCCGATGACGGCGGCTGGCGCGCTGTGGTTGCGATCACCCGTGGCGGCATGGCCCCCGCGATGATCGCCGCCCGCGAGCTGGATATCCGCACCGTCGACACGATTTCGATCAAGTCCTATGACCATCAGGATCAATCGGACGCGGTCGTGCTCAAGGCCCCCGATGCAGAGCTGATGGGCGACGGCACCGGCATCCTGATCATCGATGATCTGGTGGATTCCGGTAAAACTCTTGAGGTCGTGCGCCAACTTTACCCCAATGCGCATTTGGCCACCGTCTATGCCAAGCCCAAGGGCCGCCCGCAGGTGGATACCTTTATCACCGAAGTCAGCCAGGATACGTGGATTTTCTTCCCCTGGGATATGGCGCTACAATATGTAGAGCCCTACCGCGGCAAAGACTAA